Within the Kribbella aluminosa genome, the region CAGGTGCGCCCTTGCGGTCGCGACGGCCGAGCGAATCGAGTACGGCGTTGCTGAGGTGGAAGCCGTCCATCGGAACCAGCACGGCGTCGGTTCCGAGCTCGCGCACGAGTGCCTCGGCGACGGTGCTCTTGCCGGCGCCGGGCGGTCCGGCGAGGCCGATGAGGGTACGGCGGGACCCGGCCGCAACCTGGCGTGCCCGCTCGGCCAGCGCGGCGACCTGCGTGACCGCCGTCATCGAAGACCCCGGTACTTGCGGCGTCCGCAGCCACACGAGTCGCGGTGATGGAACTCGGTCGGCACCGCCACCGACTGCGGCGGCCGATCGGGTGTCTTCATCCTGGCCAGCAACAGGTCGACCGCGGTCGCGGCAAGCGTGGCCGCGTCCTGGGCCATCGCGGTGATCTGGGGCTCGAAGAGGTCGGCCCATTCGAAGTCGTCGTAGCAGATCAGTGCGATGTCGCCCGGCACCCGGAGGCGGCTCTGCTTGATGGCTCGCATCGTGCCCAGCGTCATCTGGTTGTTGGAGACAACCAGCGCGGTGGCCCGCTCGTCCGGGTTCGCAAGGTGTGCGGCGACGCGGTGCTCGGTGATGCGTTCGTCGGACTCGCCCGTGATCACCAGGCGCGGGTCCGCGACCAGGCCGAGTTCGCGGACCGCCTTCTGGTACCCGCTCAGCCGGTCGTGCGCGGACATCGAAGTGAGGGCGCCCTGGACGTACCCGATCCGGCGATGGCCCTGCGCCGCGAGGTGGGCGGTGAGGTGGTAGATCGAGTCCACGCACTCGGAGTACACCTGGTCCCCGGGCAGCGTCGAGCGGCGGTCGAGGAACAGCAACGGGAAACTGTCGTCGAGCAACGTGGCGAAACCGTCGGTGAGCTCGGAGTCGCCCTCCAGCGGGCTGACGATCAGGCCGCT harbors:
- a CDS encoding LacI family DNA-binding transcriptional regulator, with protein sequence MAEVARLAGVSSTTVSHVLNKTRKVAPETEELVLQAVARSGYRHNLAARALATRSTDTIGVAMSVVTNPYFAELVRDIERLLRHAGYTMIVADTNDDPAVAADVIDHLLARRVSGLIVSPLEGDSELTDGFATLLDDSFPLLFLDRRSTLPGDQVYSECVDSIYHLTAHLAAQGHRRIGYVQGALTSMSAHDRLSGYQKAVRELGLVADPRLVITGESDERITEHRVAAHLANPDERATALVVSNNQMTLGTMRAIKQSRLRVPGDIALICYDDFEWADLFEPQITAMAQDAATLAATAVDLLLARMKTPDRPPQSVAVPTEFHHRDSCGCGRRKYRGLR